A genomic stretch from Bacillus sp. E(2018) includes:
- a CDS encoding TetR/AcrR family transcriptional regulator, with protein sequence MKKGELRKQEIQEKMAKHILINGLQSGSLRNLAQAAGTSDRMLLHYYQDKEELMKDVLTQISDNLITILEQARTVSIPFNKLVPHLYQLIKNPIVKPYIQLWLELIARASKKEEPYLSIAKQIGDSFIHYCSELIQANDEEKEKLAPLTFIIIEGIAMLDAIDFETNIEKALEGLSGFQK encoded by the coding sequence ATGAAAAAAGGCGAATTAAGAAAACAAGAGATTCAAGAAAAAATGGCAAAGCACATTCTAATAAATGGTCTACAGTCAGGAAGTTTAAGAAATTTAGCTCAAGCAGCTGGGACGAGTGACAGAATGTTGCTTCATTATTATCAGGACAAAGAAGAGCTTATGAAAGACGTGTTGACTCAAATATCTGATAACCTGATTACTATTCTTGAACAGGCGCGAACGGTTTCCATTCCATTTAATAAATTAGTACCTCATCTTTACCAATTGATTAAAAACCCTATCGTAAAACCTTACATTCAGCTTTGGCTCGAGTTAATTGCAAGAGCTTCCAAAAAAGAAGAGCCTTATCTTTCAATTGCAAAACAGATTGGGGATAGTTTTATTCATTACTGCTCTGAGCTTATTCAAGCAAATGATGAAGAAAAAGAGAAATTAGCGCCTCTAACGTTCATCATTATAGAGGGAATCGCTATGTTAGATGCAATTGATTTCGAGACCAATATTGAAAAAGCGTTGGAAGGACTATCTGGGTTTCAAAAATAG
- a CDS encoding class I SAM-dependent methyltransferase: MNRLERIRQEEKEYHDYCYNHYKLFEKGSWLYKPVKTVMEIVPHLLNLKEMKILDLGCGVGRNSIPLVQAFRRQVVEMDCVDFLESALIKLQQYSTEFKVNEFIKPINADISSFEIKKDTYDLIVAVSSLEHVDSVETLKDVLQRMERGTRKGGINCLIVNSEVTETDIETQTTLDVLMEINMHTNDMTKLLQDTYPNWEILKTGVNPLRYEIVRNQNPVILTTNAITLVVKKK; the protein is encoded by the coding sequence TTGAATAGATTAGAAAGAATTCGTCAAGAAGAAAAAGAATACCATGATTATTGTTATAACCATTATAAGCTGTTTGAAAAAGGATCATGGCTTTATAAACCGGTAAAAACAGTCATGGAGATCGTTCCACATTTACTGAACTTGAAGGAAATGAAAATATTAGACCTGGGTTGCGGTGTCGGGAGAAATAGTATTCCTTTAGTACAGGCGTTTAGAAGACAAGTAGTTGAAATGGATTGCGTTGATTTCTTAGAATCTGCACTTATAAAGCTGCAACAATACAGCACAGAATTTAAGGTAAATGAATTCATTAAACCAATTAATGCTGATATAAGTTCCTTTGAGATTAAAAAAGATACCTATGATTTGATTGTTGCTGTCTCGAGTCTGGAGCATGTTGATTCTGTAGAAACTCTTAAAGATGTTCTTCAACGAATGGAAAGGGGAACTCGAAAAGGAGGCATTAATTGCTTGATTGTAAACTCTGAGGTCACAGAAACAGATATTGAAACTCAAACAACACTTGATGTCCTTATGGAAATTAACATGCATACGAATGATATGACGAAGTTGCTGCAAGATACATATCCCAACTGGGAAATCCTAAAAACGGGTGTGAATCCTTTACGTTACGAGATCGTGCGCAATCAAAATCCTGTTATACTTACAACGAACGCCATCACTTTAGTTGTAAAGAAAAAATAG
- a CDS encoding AbrB/MazE/SpoVT family DNA-binding domain-containing protein, with translation MKSTGIVRKVDELGRIVIPIELRRMMDLDIKDGIEIFVEDDRIILKKYIPNNSCVITGEVTDQNTAYAGGKFVLSPNGAKALLEELELKF, from the coding sequence ATGAAAAGCACGGGGATTGTGAGAAAAGTAGATGAGTTAGGAAGAATTGTTATTCCGATTGAACTGCGACGTATGATGGATCTAGACATTAAAGACGGTATTGAGATTTTTGTAGAGGATGACCGCATTATTTTAAAGAAATACATACCGAACAATTCGTGTGTGATTACAGGTGAAGTGACTGATCAGAATACAGCATATGCAGGAGGAAAGTTTGTACTCAGTCCGAATGGCGCAAAAGCACTTTTAGAAGAATTAGAATTAAAGTTCTAA
- a CDS encoding AAA family ATPase, with protein MTTEHARTIYLLSGPAGVGKSTTAIELVKSLSNSAYLSGDDISHMHINGREKPWESEQEHDLIWNNILHLARNFIDYGCDVVIDYITFPKDAEWLKLQLNKSDVIIKYVVLWADEKTLVKRDALRDADEQMGERCLILFHEFLNSSLDSKHLLHTSLLTPKDLQQVVQEIRFENRFIQ; from the coding sequence GTGACAACAGAACATGCAAGAACCATTTATCTCCTGTCAGGACCTGCAGGAGTTGGGAAATCAACAACTGCGATCGAGCTTGTTAAAAGTCTATCCAATAGCGCCTATCTATCTGGTGATGATATAAGTCATATGCATATAAACGGCAGAGAGAAGCCTTGGGAAAGTGAACAGGAGCATGATTTGATCTGGAATAACATTCTTCATCTTGCAAGGAACTTCATAGATTATGGCTGTGACGTTGTAATTGATTACATAACCTTTCCAAAAGATGCGGAGTGGCTAAAACTCCAGTTAAATAAATCCGACGTAATAATTAAATATGTTGTCCTATGGGCAGATGAAAAGACGTTAGTAAAAAGAGATGCTTTGCGGGATGCAGATGAGCAAATGGGTGAAAGATGTTTGATTCTTTTTCATGAGTTCTTGAACTCAAGTTTAGATTCTAAGCATCTTCTTCATACAAGTTTACTTACTCCAAAGGACTTGCAGCAAGTCGTTCAAGAAATAAGATTTGAGAACCGATTCATTCAATAA
- a CDS encoding LysM peptidoglycan-binding domain-containing protein — MRLKILSLSLAAFLAMTTAAHASTPYTVQQNDTLWKIAQHQNVSVSNVIGMNRLTSHSIYVGQTLYIPSSSNLHKVVHGETLNKIASASNVSLWAIQQANPQIKEINWVYPGQVIELPASVAKQQPAPKAAAPTQPSVGSTATQVSQLVNAERQKAGLAPLTLDAELSNVALAKAKDMIQNNYFDHNSPTYGSPFDMMRSFGIDYTAAGENIAKGQTSPQAVMTDWMNSPGHRQNILSSSYDSIGVGYYEGAWVQLFKK, encoded by the coding sequence ATGCGTTTAAAAATATTATCTTTATCATTGGCTGCTTTTCTTGCTATGACAACTGCAGCACATGCTTCAACACCATATACGGTTCAGCAAAATGACACACTGTGGAAGATCGCACAGCATCAAAATGTAAGCGTATCAAATGTAATAGGAATGAATCGATTGACGAGCCATAGCATCTATGTTGGTCAAACGTTATACATTCCGTCATCTTCAAATCTACACAAAGTGGTACATGGAGAGACACTTAACAAAATCGCTTCGGCGTCAAATGTTAGTTTATGGGCAATCCAACAGGCAAACCCACAGATCAAAGAGATCAATTGGGTGTATCCTGGACAAGTGATCGAGCTGCCAGCTTCTGTTGCCAAACAACAGCCAGCACCTAAAGCAGCAGCTCCTACACAACCTTCTGTCGGTTCGACTGCTACACAAGTTTCACAGCTTGTGAATGCAGAGCGTCAAAAAGCCGGCCTTGCCCCATTAACACTTGATGCTGAACTCAGCAATGTTGCTTTGGCAAAAGCTAAAGACATGATTCAGAATAACTATTTTGATCATAACTCACCGACTTACGGCTCTCCGTTTGACATGATGCGCAGCTTTGGAATCGATTACACAGCTGCGGGTGAGAACATTGCAAAAGGACAAACTTCACCACAAGCTGTTATGACAGACTGGATGAACAGTCCTGGTCACCGCCAAAATATTTTAAGCTCTAGCTACGACTCTATCGGAGTTGGTTATTATGAGGGAGCTTGGGTACAATTATTTAAAAAATAA
- a CDS encoding ankyrin repeat domain-containing protein, with translation MNLHQAAMDGKLIEVEELLENEDTNINGLSEGWSPLHLAAHFGHIEIVRLLLEQGADVHVKSGNNMANTPLHAAAANMKNRQEMIGLLLSHGADINEKQSGGWTILHQAAQHNDPEMIAYFVEKGADPYLAKEDGKTALELAEDEEAHEAADILRNCTLNKI, from the coding sequence ATGAATCTGCACCAAGCAGCAATGGATGGGAAATTAATAGAGGTTGAGGAACTTTTAGAAAACGAAGATACAAACATAAACGGACTCAGTGAAGGGTGGTCACCTCTTCATCTAGCCGCACATTTTGGACATATTGAAATTGTGAGACTGTTACTCGAACAAGGAGCTGATGTTCATGTGAAGTCTGGAAATAACATGGCGAACACTCCGCTTCATGCCGCAGCAGCAAATATGAAGAATCGACAGGAGATGATAGGTCTTCTACTATCGCACGGAGCCGACATTAACGAAAAGCAAAGCGGAGGCTGGACCATTCTTCATCAAGCGGCGCAACATAACGATCCTGAGATGATCGCCTACTTTGTTGAAAAAGGAGCCGATCCATACCTTGCCAAAGAGGACGGAAAAACAGCCCTTGAACTGGCGGAAGATGAAGAAGCACATGAAGCAGCGGATATTTTGAGAAACTGCACATTAAATAAAATCTAA
- a CDS encoding rhodanese-related sulfurtransferase, with protein sequence MNFQVLLYYKYVTIEDPEAFKEEHLALCKEIGLKGRILVANEGINGTVSGTVEQTEAYMKVMRDDPRFADTVYKIEESNEHVFKKMKVRVRPELVHLSLEDDVNPNELTGKHLSPKEWLEAMESEDVVILDARNTYEFDLGHFKNAIRPDVETFRELPQWVRENFSQFKDKKVLTYCTGGIRCEKFSGFLVKEGFKDVSQLEGGIISYGHDEEAKGKLWDGKCYVFDERISVPVNRTGEEVVVGKCYHCGNPEERYVKCGNPECNAHLLMCEECEHEHKRSCSTECREHPWNRYIKECEAESESSPL encoded by the coding sequence ATGAACTTTCAAGTATTATTGTATTATAAATACGTAACGATCGAAGACCCTGAAGCGTTTAAAGAAGAACATCTCGCTCTTTGTAAAGAGATCGGACTTAAAGGTAGAATTCTCGTTGCGAACGAAGGGATCAACGGAACCGTATCAGGAACGGTGGAGCAGACTGAAGCATACATGAAGGTGATGAGGGATGATCCTCGTTTTGCAGATACCGTTTATAAAATAGAGGAATCGAACGAACATGTCTTCAAAAAGATGAAGGTTCGTGTGCGTCCAGAGCTCGTACACTTAAGTCTTGAAGATGATGTGAATCCGAACGAACTTACAGGTAAGCACCTATCTCCAAAAGAATGGCTTGAAGCGATGGAATCAGAAGATGTCGTGATCCTAGATGCACGTAACACATATGAATTTGACCTTGGCCATTTCAAGAATGCGATTAGACCCGACGTGGAAACGTTCCGAGAGTTGCCACAATGGGTGAGAGAGAACTTCAGTCAGTTCAAGGATAAAAAAGTTCTTACCTATTGTACGGGCGGCATTCGTTGTGAAAAGTTCTCAGGATTCTTAGTAAAAGAAGGTTTCAAAGACGTTTCACAACTCGAAGGTGGAATCATCTCTTACGGTCATGATGAAGAAGCCAAAGGAAAGCTATGGGACGGAAAGTGTTACGTGTTTGATGAGCGGATCTCCGTACCTGTTAACCGAACAGGTGAAGAGGTTGTCGTCGGCAAATGTTATCACTGCGGAAACCCTGAAGAACGCTATGTGAAATGCGGAAATCCAGAATGCAACGCGCATCTGTTGATGTGTGAAGAGTGTGAGCATGAGCACAAACGCTCGTGTAGCACAGAATGCAGAGAACATCCGTGGAATCGTTATATAAAAGAATGTGAAGCAGAAAGCGAAAGTTCTCCTTTATAG
- a CDS encoding phosphatase PAP2 family protein, which yields MKMILSLCVLIFVSLSFYSSSFITTFDSSLRELVLSLRTDSLNEIVLAFTTVGDAKVLAGLCLIGATVLIIMKQWRNSLLLIGSILVSYGLNLLVKTLFQRERPLDHLLLEEDGYSFPSGNAMVGTSFYLFAAVLLYQRYQKRWILVAGVILPFLLGLSRVYVGVHYPSDILAGFALGIVLVIVLSKLTDKSSKHVESVNRNNTNRAV from the coding sequence ATGAAAATGATTTTGAGTTTATGTGTATTGATCTTTGTCAGTCTTTCGTTTTACAGCTCAAGTTTCATAACAACTTTTGATTCGAGTTTAAGAGAGCTTGTTTTGAGTCTCCGAACGGATTCGTTGAATGAAATTGTACTAGCCTTCACAACCGTTGGCGACGCAAAAGTGCTAGCAGGACTCTGCTTAATCGGTGCGACCGTTCTAATCATAATGAAACAATGGAGAAACAGCTTGTTGCTGATTGGAAGTATTCTGGTTTCTTATGGTTTGAACTTGCTAGTGAAAACCCTGTTTCAGAGAGAACGACCGCTAGATCATCTCCTATTAGAGGAAGACGGATATAGTTTTCCGAGTGGTAACGCCATGGTAGGCACATCGTTTTATTTATTTGCAGCCGTTCTTCTGTATCAAAGGTATCAAAAACGCTGGATTCTAGTGGCGGGCGTCATCCTTCCGTTCTTACTTGGGTTAAGTCGTGTCTATGTTGGCGTTCATTATCCATCTGATATTTTGGCAGGCTTTGCATTAGGGATCGTTCTTGTCATCGTTCTTAGCAAACTAACAGATAAAAGTTCAAAACATGTAGAAAGCGTTAACAGAAACAACACAAATAGAGCTGTATAA
- a CDS encoding alpha/beta-type small acid-soluble spore protein, whose amino-acid sequence MARNNSNQIVVPGAQGALDAMKQEIAAEFGVHLGPDTTSRANGSVGGEITKRLVAQALGGLR is encoded by the coding sequence ATGGCACGTAATAACAGCAACCAAATCGTGGTTCCTGGAGCACAAGGAGCTCTTGACGCAATGAAACAAGAGATCGCTGCTGAGTTCGGAGTACATCTTGGACCAGACACAACTTCTCGTGCAAACGGATCTGTAGGTGGCGAAATCACTAAGCGTCTTGTAGCACAAGCGCTAGGCGGACTTCGTTAA
- the kynA gene encoding tryptophan 2,3-dioxygenase encodes MTEQKKLDSKETEKGLHTDFINSMTYGEYLNLDKILSGQKRLSGHHDEMLFIIIHQVSELWMKLILHETRSAISSIEDGNLHSAFKMLARVSKIQSQIIESWDVLSTLTPAEYMEFRDKLGQASGFQSYQYRMIEFALGYKTPHILEIYKKDADLHEQLTTALHTPSLYDVSIQALAKAGLHIDDEVLNRDVTKRYEYNASVEAAWLEVYRNVEKYWDLYELAEKLVDIEDWLQQWRFRHMKTVERIIGFKVGTGGSSGVNYLKKVLDQRFFPELWDLRTSI; translated from the coding sequence ATGACAGAACAGAAAAAATTGGACAGCAAAGAAACAGAAAAAGGACTTCACACGGACTTTATTAATTCAATGACGTATGGCGAGTATCTGAACCTAGATAAGATCTTGTCTGGTCAGAAAAGGCTATCCGGTCATCATGATGAAATGTTGTTTATCATTATCCACCAAGTGTCAGAGCTATGGATGAAGCTTATTCTTCACGAAACGCGTTCAGCGATTTCTTCTATTGAAGATGGAAACCTTCATTCGGCGTTTAAAATGCTTGCGCGAGTTTCTAAGATTCAGTCTCAGATCATTGAATCATGGGATGTACTCTCAACCTTGACGCCAGCAGAATATATGGAGTTTCGTGATAAGCTTGGACAAGCATCAGGTTTTCAATCGTATCAATATCGCATGATTGAATTTGCGCTCGGCTATAAGACGCCTCACATCTTAGAAATCTACAAAAAAGACGCTGACCTTCATGAACAACTAACAACTGCTCTTCACACACCAAGTTTGTACGACGTTTCCATTCAGGCGCTCGCAAAAGCGGGGCTTCACATCGACGATGAAGTTCTTAACCGTGATGTGACGAAGCGTTATGAATACAACGCATCAGTAGAGGCAGCTTGGCTAGAAGTGTACCGAAACGTTGAAAAGTACTGGGATCTGTATGAGTTAGCAGAAAAGCTTGTAGATATTGAAGATTGGCTGCAGCAGTGGCGATTCCGCCATATGAAGACCGTAGAACGCATTATCGGGTTCAAAGTCGGAACAGGCGGTTCATCAGGCGTGAACTATCTCAAAAAAGTACTAGACCAGCGCTTCTTCCCAGAGCTTTGGGATCTGCGAACGAGTATATAA